From the Burkholderia mayonis genome, one window contains:
- a CDS encoding GNAT family N-acetyltransferase yields MMSAFSLTHAHLDFGHEGTRMTTFPISTPRLVLRPFRRGDLAAFTVYRNHPDVARYQSWSSYTHDEADAFFAEQQALTFDTDDTWFQIAAEHKADGALIGDVAVHFFDEGRQAELGVTFDVAAQQQGFALEAVSRVIELLFADLGKHRIVATVDALNARAQRLLERQGFRREGHYRENIFFKGAWSDEYGYALLNREWRTLRQAAAGGAQ; encoded by the coding sequence ATGATGAGCGCCTTCTCGCTGACCCACGCGCACCTCGATTTCGGCCATGAAGGAACCCGCATGACCACTTTTCCCATTTCCACGCCGCGCCTCGTGCTGCGGCCGTTCAGGCGCGGCGATCTGGCCGCGTTCACCGTGTACCGGAACCACCCCGACGTGGCCCGCTACCAGAGCTGGTCGTCGTACACGCACGACGAAGCGGACGCGTTCTTCGCCGAGCAACAGGCGCTCACGTTCGATACCGACGACACGTGGTTCCAGATCGCGGCCGAGCACAAGGCCGACGGCGCGCTGATCGGCGACGTCGCGGTGCATTTCTTCGACGAAGGCCGCCAGGCCGAGCTGGGCGTGACGTTCGACGTCGCCGCGCAGCAGCAGGGCTTCGCGCTCGAAGCGGTGTCGCGGGTGATCGAGCTGCTGTTCGCCGATCTCGGCAAGCACCGCATCGTCGCGACGGTGGACGCGCTCAACGCGCGCGCGCAAAGGCTGCTCGAACGGCAGGGCTTTCGTCGCGAAGGGCATTATCGCGAGAACATCTTCTTCAAGGGAGCGTGGTCCGACGAGTACGGCTATGCGCTGCTGAACCGCGAATGGCGGACCCTTCGGCAAGCTGCGGCGGGAGGTGCGCAATGA
- a CDS encoding GntG family PLP-dependent aldolase has translation MTRATTAAKAAVSTTNRRSQAGRPNTWTEAMIDFLSDTVTLPTAEMRHAMFTANVGDDCYGEDPTVNELESVAAGMTGKEAAAFVTSGTLGNLTALLAQCPRGHEVILGDRSDLYNYEAGGVSLVGGAVLHPVATADDGSLPVERLRAAIRDKTDYQCAPAAVIALENPHCLAGGRVLSLDYLRRVRTLADAHGLAVHMDGARLFNAQASLGVSAADIVAHVDSVQFCLSKSLAAPYGSMVCGSAGLIDRVKRYRKLLGGGTRQAGIMAAAGLVALRTMVARLSDDHRRAARLADELSRIPGVALRSAAVETNMVFFDVAEPGNEAFLAALHGAGIRMGVLGDGVIRAVVHYMIDDDAINRTVDAARAILRPFAPASKPAAAPEAQ, from the coding sequence ATGACACGCGCGACGACGGCCGCGAAGGCGGCGGTCTCGACGACGAACCGGCGCAGCCAGGCCGGACGACCCAACACATGGACCGAGGCGATGATTGATTTCCTGAGCGACACGGTGACGCTGCCGACCGCCGAGATGCGGCACGCGATGTTCACGGCGAACGTGGGCGACGACTGTTACGGCGAGGACCCGACGGTCAACGAGCTGGAGTCGGTTGCGGCCGGCATGACCGGCAAGGAGGCGGCGGCGTTCGTCACGAGCGGCACGCTCGGCAACCTGACCGCGCTGCTCGCGCAGTGCCCGCGCGGGCACGAAGTGATCCTCGGCGACCGCTCCGATCTCTACAACTACGAGGCGGGCGGCGTGTCGCTCGTCGGCGGCGCGGTGCTGCATCCCGTGGCGACGGCGGACGACGGCAGCTTGCCGGTCGAGCGGCTGCGCGCGGCGATCCGCGACAAGACCGACTACCAGTGCGCGCCCGCCGCGGTGATCGCGCTCGAGAATCCGCATTGCCTCGCCGGCGGCCGCGTGCTGTCGCTCGACTATCTGCGGCGGGTGCGCACGCTCGCCGACGCGCACGGGCTCGCCGTGCACATGGACGGCGCGCGCCTCTTCAACGCGCAAGCGAGCCTCGGCGTGAGCGCGGCCGACATCGTCGCGCACGTCGATTCGGTCCAGTTCTGCCTGTCGAAGAGCCTCGCCGCGCCGTACGGCTCGATGGTGTGCGGCAGCGCCGGCCTGATCGATCGCGTGAAGCGCTATCGGAAGCTGCTCGGCGGCGGCACGCGGCAGGCCGGCATCATGGCGGCCGCCGGGCTCGTCGCGCTGCGCACGATGGTCGCGCGGCTGTCCGACGATCACCGCCGCGCGGCGCGCCTCGCGGATGAGTTGTCGCGGATCCCGGGCGTCGCGCTGCGCTCGGCGGCGGTCGAGACGAACATGGTGTTCTTCGATGTCGCCGAGCCGGGCAACGAAGCTTTTCTCGCCGCGCTGCACGGCGCAGGCATCCGGATGGGCGTGCTCGGCGACGGGGTCATCCGGGCCGTCGTGCACTACATGATCGACGACGACGCGATCAACCGCACCGTCGACGCGGCGCGGGCGATTCTCCGTCCGTTCGCACCGGCGTCCAAGCCGGCCGCCGCGCCGGAGGCGCAATGA
- a CDS encoding lyase family protein, whose amino-acid sequence MAATFIVKTFVFIESNTTGTGRLCLQKALLRGFDVLFVTSRPQLYPFLQEERVAPLVADTSDPQRIVDALAPYPAIGGIYSTSEYYIETAATVAARFGLPAADPDAIRACRDKGRLYRCLRDAGVGTADTEIVSDRTQLRDLARGLTYPRVLKPAFGSGSVGVRLVQTEADMLAHGDRILDARSNERGIAVAPQLLVQSFVDGTEFSVEVVGLGAAHGYAVLGVTGKHLGPLPFFVERGHDFPARISAAQRDAIVAETLRALDATGHRFGPAHVECRVSGGKVVVIEINPRLAGGMIPQAVEWATGVDVLGAMIDLHAGTPPDLGPRRRDHAAIRFVLPARRGELKALSFEPDDRFPAVRMRFMPLKQPGQRVDLTGDFRDRLALVIASAADPDTLAHALEGVERRVTVVLDDADAAGEGASTGRLRRTLQPEALSIVRKPAPRAERLAELDAFAAIDEAHLLMLVDAGICDRARAATVLAEIARQRDAEFAAIADAVAPRGAYALYEQLIIERVGIDAGGAVHTARSRNDINACVAKLRARDWLDTCGGKLWRVRAALIDKAQHTLDWPLPTYSQYQAAQPGSFGYYLWSVETALRRDQAALDRLDDDLAVCPLGAGAGAGTDFPIRPDVSAALLGFARSFDSALDAVASRDLVLHVLSAIAIASTTLSRLAHDLQLWTMRETDFLALPDELSGGSSLMPQKKNPYLLEIVKGKLAHVAGALNAAVFASQRTPFSNSVEIGTEMLAPCADAVLAFGESCDLLRLMVTGVTGDPAKMRAAAEEGLVIATQVANALVRETDISFHAAHRQIGALITQALDAHEDPAAALGSFVRQPGASIEEAAERLAYGGGPGAAGAGLARSRTLLRQSADHQWRRRAAWHAADAQRRARVADLLDATPA is encoded by the coding sequence TTGGCGGCCACATTCATCGTGAAGACCTTCGTATTCATCGAAAGCAACACCACCGGCACCGGCCGGCTCTGTCTGCAAAAGGCGCTGCTGCGCGGCTTCGACGTGCTGTTCGTCACGAGCCGGCCGCAGCTCTATCCGTTCCTGCAGGAAGAGAGGGTCGCGCCGCTCGTCGCCGACACGTCCGATCCGCAGCGGATCGTCGACGCGCTCGCGCCGTATCCGGCGATCGGCGGGATCTACTCGACGTCCGAGTACTACATCGAAACCGCCGCGACCGTGGCCGCGCGCTTCGGCTTGCCCGCGGCGGACCCGGACGCGATCCGCGCCTGCCGCGACAAGGGCCGGCTTTACCGGTGCCTGCGCGACGCGGGCGTCGGCACGGCGGACACCGAGATCGTGTCCGATCGGACGCAACTGCGCGATCTGGCGCGCGGCCTCACGTATCCGCGCGTGCTGAAGCCGGCGTTCGGCTCCGGCAGCGTCGGCGTACGGCTCGTGCAGACGGAAGCCGACATGCTCGCGCACGGCGACCGGATCCTCGACGCGCGCAGCAACGAGCGCGGCATCGCGGTCGCGCCGCAACTGCTCGTGCAATCGTTCGTCGACGGCACGGAATTTTCGGTCGAAGTCGTCGGACTCGGCGCGGCGCACGGCTATGCGGTGCTCGGCGTGACCGGCAAGCATCTCGGGCCGCTGCCGTTCTTCGTCGAGCGCGGTCACGATTTTCCCGCGCGGATATCCGCCGCGCAGCGCGATGCGATCGTCGCCGAGACGCTGCGCGCGCTCGACGCGACCGGCCACCGCTTCGGCCCGGCCCACGTCGAATGCCGCGTGAGCGGCGGCAAGGTCGTCGTGATCGAAATCAATCCGCGTCTCGCGGGCGGCATGATCCCGCAGGCGGTCGAATGGGCGACGGGCGTCGACGTCCTCGGCGCGATGATCGACCTGCACGCGGGCACGCCGCCGGACCTGGGCCCGCGCCGCCGCGACCACGCAGCGATCCGTTTCGTGCTGCCCGCGCGGCGCGGCGAGCTGAAGGCGCTGTCGTTCGAGCCGGACGACCGCTTCCCTGCGGTGCGCATGCGCTTCATGCCGTTGAAACAGCCCGGCCAGCGCGTCGATCTGACCGGCGATTTCCGTGACCGTCTCGCGCTCGTCATCGCGTCCGCAGCCGATCCGGACACGCTCGCGCACGCGCTCGAAGGCGTCGAGCGGCGTGTGACGGTCGTGCTCGACGACGCCGACGCGGCCGGCGAAGGCGCGAGCACCGGCCGGCTGCGCCGCACGCTGCAACCGGAGGCGCTCTCGATCGTCCGCAAGCCGGCGCCGCGCGCGGAGCGGCTCGCCGAACTCGACGCGTTCGCGGCGATCGACGAGGCGCATCTGCTGATGCTCGTCGATGCGGGCATCTGCGACCGTGCGCGGGCCGCGACGGTGCTCGCGGAAATCGCACGGCAGCGCGACGCGGAGTTCGCCGCGATCGCCGACGCCGTCGCGCCGCGCGGCGCGTATGCGCTGTACGAGCAGTTGATCATCGAGCGGGTCGGGATCGACGCGGGCGGCGCGGTGCATACCGCGCGGTCCCGCAACGACATCAACGCGTGCGTCGCGAAGCTGCGTGCGCGCGACTGGCTCGATACGTGCGGCGGCAAGCTGTGGCGCGTCCGGGCGGCGCTCATCGACAAGGCGCAGCACACGCTCGACTGGCCGCTGCCCACGTACAGCCAGTACCAGGCCGCGCAGCCCGGCAGCTTCGGCTACTACCTGTGGTCGGTCGAAACCGCGCTGCGGCGCGACCAGGCGGCGCTCGACCGGCTCGACGACGATCTCGCCGTCTGCCCGCTCGGCGCGGGCGCGGGCGCCGGCACCGATTTTCCGATCCGTCCGGACGTGAGCGCGGCGCTGCTCGGCTTCGCGCGCAGCTTCGACAGTGCGCTCGACGCGGTCGCGAGCCGCGATCTCGTGCTGCATGTCCTGTCCGCGATCGCGATCGCGTCGACGACGTTGAGCCGGCTCGCGCACGACCTGCAGCTCTGGACGATGCGCGAGACCGATTTCCTCGCGCTGCCGGACGAGCTGAGCGGCGGCTCGTCGCTGATGCCGCAGAAGAAGAATCCGTACCTGCTGGAAATCGTCAAGGGCAAGCTCGCGCACGTCGCGGGCGCGCTGAACGCAGCGGTGTTCGCGTCGCAGCGCACGCCGTTCAGCAATTCGGTCGAGATCGGCACCGAGATGCTCGCGCCGTGCGCGGACGCCGTGCTGGCATTCGGCGAAAGCTGCGATCTGCTGCGGCTGATGGTGACCGGCGTGACGGGCGACCCGGCGAAGATGCGCGCGGCGGCCGAAGAGGGGCTCGTGATCGCGACGCAGGTCGCCAACGCGCTGGTCCGGGAGACGGACATCAGCTTCCACGCCGCGCATCGCCAGATCGGCGCGCTGATCACGCAGGCGCTCGACGCGCACGAAGATCCGGCTGCGGCGCTCGGCAGCTTCGTGCGGCAGCCGGGCGCGTCGATCGAAGAAGCGGCCGAACGGCTCGCCTACGGCGGCGGGCCCGGCGCGGCGGGCGCGGGACTCGCGCGATCGCGCACGCTGCTGCGGCAGTCGGCGGACCACCAGTGGCGGCGCCGCGCCGCATGGCACGCGGCGGATGCGCAGCGGCGCGCGCGCGTCGCCGACCTGCTCGACGCGACGCCGGCCTGA
- a CDS encoding cysteine synthase family protein, which produces MTHTIDRPAFQVYDSVSGSLDHPDLIRLGPGLVAAAFRLMKLVPAKYIIEHAIASGQLNPGMPVLETSSGTFAMGIGIVCAEKRIPFHIVSDAAIDERLQARLRQLGGRVQIVGANATGSNVQVLRLEALQEQLRDNPGGFWPRQYDNPDNQRAYRAFAAQLIRTFGTHLAIVGTVGSGASTCGTIRALREVDPSIPLVGVDTFGSVLFGLPVGPRALRGLGNSIYPNNLDHTCFDQVHWVSAAEAFASTRRLHRRHGLYCGPTSGAAFMVAEWLRAQRDDGRTIVFIAPDEGHRYIDTVYDDAWLREQGHADADAAPDAEPVRAVSPNAASGPWAYVEWGRRTFEQATGRSRPAGSVLEQIRDVRPAPVA; this is translated from the coding sequence ATGACCCACACCATCGACAGACCCGCCTTCCAGGTGTACGACAGCGTCTCCGGCTCGCTCGACCATCCCGACCTGATCCGGCTCGGGCCGGGACTCGTCGCGGCCGCGTTCCGCCTGATGAAGCTCGTGCCCGCCAAGTACATCATCGAGCACGCGATCGCGAGCGGGCAGCTGAATCCGGGGATGCCCGTGCTCGAGACGTCGAGCGGCACGTTCGCGATGGGCATCGGGATCGTCTGCGCGGAAAAGCGCATCCCGTTTCACATCGTCAGCGACGCGGCGATCGACGAACGGCTGCAGGCGCGCCTGCGGCAGCTCGGCGGGCGCGTGCAGATCGTCGGGGCGAACGCGACCGGCTCGAACGTTCAGGTGCTGCGGCTCGAAGCGTTGCAGGAGCAACTGCGCGACAACCCCGGCGGCTTCTGGCCGCGGCAGTACGACAACCCGGACAACCAACGCGCGTATCGCGCATTCGCCGCGCAGCTGATCCGCACGTTCGGCACGCATCTCGCGATCGTCGGCACGGTCGGCTCGGGCGCGTCGACGTGCGGCACGATCCGGGCGCTGCGCGAGGTCGATCCGTCGATTCCGCTCGTCGGCGTCGATACGTTCGGCAGCGTGCTGTTCGGCCTGCCGGTCGGTCCGCGCGCGCTGCGCGGCCTCGGCAACTCGATCTATCCGAACAACCTCGACCACACGTGCTTCGACCAGGTGCACTGGGTGTCGGCCGCCGAGGCCTTCGCGAGCACGCGCCGGCTGCACCGGCGGCACGGGCTGTATTGCGGGCCGACGTCCGGCGCGGCATTCATGGTCGCCGAATGGCTGCGCGCGCAGCGCGACGACGGCAGGACGATCGTGTTCATCGCGCCCGACGAAGGGCACCGCTACATCGACACCGTCTATGACGACGCATGGCTGCGCGAGCAAGGGCACGCCGATGCCGATGCCGCGCCGGACGCCGAGCCCGTGCGCGCGGTGAGTCCGAACGCCGCGTCCGGCCCGTGGGCGTACGTCGAATGGGGGCGCCGCACGTTCGAGCAGGCGACCGGCCGCTCGCGTCCGGCGGGCAGCGTGCTTGAGCAGATCCGCGACGTCCGGCCCGCGCCTGTCGCATGA
- a CDS encoding MFS transporter produces MPFSESVAEAPSAVATGYALSARNERIYLAYRVLTLAIIDRAIFVIFLMHKGFDAYQIGILQGVFFLANIVTEVPAGMFGDAFGRKRSVLLGLVAYCVYALGVIVSDGFAPFVCLYALLGVALALVYGSDTALLYDSLVVDGRVSHFNRVQLRANALGLISGAFAVLAGGLLQKVSWNAVYAAYFAIYAAALAAWCFAMEPPEAPTEKHTGRKDVTKELFAFIRGHWRSVALPILGFTVFAACTTPFFTFSQALFKENGFSVEHITWFFFAAQMLIGMVYLVMQRTMSFLGFYPVVLASTLLTAVVLASMFFNVAAVDFTGFFLVMIINPIVTVVANEYFNKRLPSRIRASFLSLIGLCMSLTIAVMYFLYSYLAQYLAIYKVMAATSLIAACACAIFVVARCFDTKEEA; encoded by the coding sequence ATGCCATTTTCTGAATCCGTCGCTGAAGCGCCGAGCGCCGTCGCGACCGGGTACGCGCTCAGCGCGCGAAACGAGCGCATCTATCTCGCGTACCGGGTGCTGACGCTCGCGATCATCGATCGCGCGATTTTCGTGATCTTCCTGATGCACAAGGGGTTCGACGCGTATCAGATCGGCATCCTGCAGGGCGTGTTCTTTCTCGCGAACATCGTGACCGAAGTGCCCGCCGGCATGTTCGGCGATGCGTTCGGCCGCAAGCGCTCGGTGCTGCTCGGGCTCGTCGCGTACTGCGTGTACGCGCTCGGCGTCATCGTCAGCGACGGCTTCGCGCCGTTCGTCTGCCTGTACGCGCTCCTCGGCGTCGCGCTCGCGCTCGTGTACGGCTCGGACACCGCGCTCCTCTACGACAGCCTCGTCGTCGACGGCCGCGTCTCGCATTTCAACCGGGTGCAGCTGCGCGCGAACGCGCTCGGCCTGATCTCCGGCGCGTTCGCCGTGCTCGCGGGCGGCTTGCTCCAGAAGGTGTCTTGGAACGCGGTCTATGCCGCGTATTTCGCGATCTACGCGGCGGCGCTCGCCGCGTGGTGCTTCGCGATGGAGCCGCCCGAAGCGCCGACGGAAAAACACACGGGGCGCAAGGACGTGACGAAGGAGCTGTTCGCGTTCATCCGCGGACATTGGAGAAGCGTCGCGCTGCCGATCCTCGGCTTCACCGTGTTCGCGGCCTGCACGACGCCGTTCTTCACGTTCAGCCAGGCGCTCTTCAAGGAGAACGGATTCAGCGTCGAGCACATCACGTGGTTCTTTTTCGCCGCGCAGATGCTGATCGGCATGGTCTATCTCGTCATGCAGCGGACCATGTCGTTCCTCGGCTTCTATCCGGTGGTGCTCGCGAGCACGCTCTTGACCGCGGTCGTGCTCGCGTCGATGTTTTTCAACGTCGCGGCCGTCGACTTCACCGGGTTCTTCCTCGTCATGATCATCAATCCGATCGTCACGGTCGTCGCCAACGAGTACTTCAACAAGCGTCTGCCGAGCCGGATTCGCGCGTCGTTCCTGTCGCTGATCGGGCTGTGCATGTCGCTCACGATCGCCGTGATGTATTTCCTTTACAGCTATCTCGCGCAGTACCTGGCGATCTACAAGGTGATGGCGGCGACGTCGCTGATCGCCGCGTGCGCGTGCGCGATCTTCGTCGTCGCGCGCTGCTTCGACACGAAGGAGGAAGCATGA
- a CDS encoding kinase, translating to MRSFIPAARTASGISYCSFGELLQGVLHEDDADFLVTLPIQKYSVSTFVPDHGSTEIVTHPSGKTKAAALAKVILRRYGHNVGGTFYIDCDIPIGKGLSSSSADLLATARAIEVYMGRELPLGELCRDMSGIEPTDGVMFAESVVYLQRKGMLWSKLGRLSGIQILSLDEGGTIDTLEYHRRDRAHRHNVEHRSEFNELLDRIVAAFGARDLDEIGSVSTRSAYINQKINPKRHLAAVHDVCKATRGIGLVTAHSGTCIGILYDTGRPGHRDNLAQAIDALSGYGTVKVYDTIQ from the coding sequence ATGCGTTCATTCATCCCGGCCGCCCGAACGGCGTCGGGCATCTCGTACTGCTCGTTCGGCGAACTGCTGCAGGGCGTGCTGCACGAGGACGACGCCGATTTTCTCGTCACGCTGCCGATCCAGAAGTATTCGGTGAGCACGTTCGTGCCGGACCACGGCAGCACCGAGATCGTCACGCATCCGAGCGGCAAGACGAAGGCCGCGGCGCTCGCGAAGGTGATCCTCCGGCGCTACGGGCACAACGTCGGCGGGACGTTCTACATCGATTGCGACATCCCGATCGGCAAGGGGCTCAGCAGCTCGTCCGCCGATTTGCTCGCGACCGCGCGCGCGATCGAGGTCTACATGGGCCGCGAGCTGCCGCTTGGCGAGCTGTGCCGCGACATGAGCGGCATCGAGCCGACCGACGGCGTGATGTTCGCGGAGTCGGTCGTCTACCTGCAGCGCAAGGGGATGCTGTGGTCGAAACTCGGGCGTCTGTCCGGCATCCAGATCCTGTCGCTCGACGAGGGCGGCACGATCGACACGCTCGAGTATCACCGCCGCGACCGCGCGCATCGGCACAACGTCGAGCATCGCAGCGAGTTCAACGAGCTGCTCGATCGGATCGTCGCGGCGTTCGGCGCGCGCGATCTGGACGAGATCGGCAGCGTGTCGACCCGCAGCGCGTACATCAACCAGAAGATCAATCCGAAGCGCCATCTGGCCGCGGTTCACGACGTGTGCAAGGCGACGCGGGGGATCGGACTCGTGACGGCGCACAGCGGCACGTGCATCGGCATCCTGTACGACACCGGCCGGCCGGGCCACCGCGACAACCTCGCGCAGGCGATCGATGCGCTCTCGGGATACGGAACCGTAAAGGTCTATGACACGATCCAATAG